Proteins encoded together in one Flavobacterium keumense window:
- a CDS encoding winged helix-turn-helix domain-containing protein, producing the protein MGIIDKLNKDFESRVRLGIMSVLMVNDWIDFTEMKTLLNSTDGNLASHATALEKAKYIEIKKEFVGKKPKTSYRVTNSGRQAFTNHLNQLEHLLKN; encoded by the coding sequence ATGGGAATTATTGACAAGTTAAATAAAGATTTTGAGAGTAGGGTTAGGCTTGGTATTATGTCAGTGCTGATGGTCAATGACTGGATTGATTTTACAGAAATGAAGACCTTACTCAATAGTACAGATGGTAATTTAGCGAGTCATGCAACAGCTTTGGAAAAAGCTAAATATATTGAAATTAAGAAAGAGTTTGTAGGTAAGAAACCGAAAACATCTTACCGAGTGACTAATTCCGGAAGGCAGGCTTTTACAAATCATTTGAATCAATTGGAACATCTTTTGAAAAACTAA
- the htpG gene encoding molecular chaperone HtpG, translated as MTTGKINVSVENIFPLIKKFLYSDHEIFLRELISNGTDATLKLKHLTSIGEAKVEYGNPIIEVKIDKEGKKLHIIDQGLGMTADEVEKYINQVAFSGAEEFLEKYKDSAKDSGIIGHFGLGFYSAFMVAEKVEIITKSFKDEPAAHWTCDGSPEFTLEPADKTDRGTEIILHIAEDSLEFLEEFKIRELLNRYNKFMPIPIKFGTKTETLPLPEGAAEDAKPETIEVDNIINNPNPAWTKQPTDLTEEDYKKFYHELYPMQFEEPLFNIHLNVDYPFNLTGILYFPKLGADLQIQKDKIQLYQNQVFVTDNVEGIVPEFLTMLKGVIDSPDIPLNVSRSGLQADAAVKKISNYITRKVADKLKALFNDNRADFEQKWNDIKIVLEYGMLSEDKFYEKAGAFVLYPTVDDKYFTLDELKENLKEKQTDKNNKLVLLYANNKEAQHSYIEIAKEKGYEVLLLDSPIISHLIQKLEGDNSEISFVRVDSDHIDNLIKKEDTAISKLSEEEQTSLKTVVETIVPKQNYTVQLEALDSQAAPFIITQPEFMRRMKEMSQTGGGMFGMGNMPEMYNLVVNTNSDLATTILNTEDKTTQESLVKQALDLAKLSQNLLKGEALTAFVKRSFELIK; from the coding sequence ATGACAACTGGAAAAATTAATGTTTCGGTAGAGAATATCTTCCCTTTAATCAAGAAATTTTTATACAGCGATCACGAAATTTTCTTGCGCGAATTGATTTCAAATGGAACAGATGCTACCCTAAAATTAAAACACTTAACAAGTATTGGCGAAGCCAAAGTAGAGTACGGTAATCCCATTATTGAAGTAAAAATTGACAAAGAAGGCAAAAAACTGCACATCATCGATCAAGGTTTAGGGATGACGGCTGACGAAGTAGAAAAATACATCAATCAAGTGGCTTTTTCTGGTGCAGAAGAATTCTTAGAAAAATACAAAGATTCGGCTAAAGATTCTGGAATTATTGGACACTTTGGTCTTGGATTCTACTCGGCTTTTATGGTGGCTGAAAAAGTGGAAATCATCACTAAATCATTCAAAGACGAACCAGCAGCGCATTGGACTTGCGACGGTAGTCCTGAATTCACTTTGGAACCAGCTGACAAAACCGATAGAGGTACCGAAATTATCCTACATATCGCCGAAGATTCTTTGGAGTTTTTAGAAGAATTCAAAATCAGAGAATTACTAAACCGTTACAATAAATTCATGCCGATTCCAATTAAATTTGGAACCAAAACAGAAACACTTCCGTTACCAGAAGGGGCTGCCGAAGACGCAAAACCAGAGACTATCGAAGTGGATAATATCATCAACAACCCAAATCCAGCTTGGACAAAACAACCAACTGATTTAACCGAGGAAGACTACAAAAAATTCTACCACGAGTTGTACCCAATGCAGTTTGAAGAACCGCTATTCAACATTCACTTGAATGTGGATTATCCATTCAACTTAACGGGGATTTTGTACTTCCCTAAATTAGGAGCTGATTTGCAAATTCAGAAAGATAAAATTCAGTTGTACCAAAACCAAGTGTTTGTGACGGATAATGTAGAAGGAATTGTACCGGAGTTCTTGACGATGTTAAAAGGAGTAATCGACTCACCAGACATTCCGTTGAACGTGTCACGTTCGGGCTTACAAGCAGATGCTGCGGTGAAGAAAATCTCGAATTATATTACCCGTAAAGTAGCCGATAAACTAAAAGCATTGTTCAATGACAATCGTGCCGATTTTGAGCAAAAATGGAACGACATCAAAATCGTTTTGGAATACGGAATGCTGTCTGAAGATAAATTCTATGAAAAAGCAGGGGCATTTGTTTTGTACCCAACGGTAGACGACAAGTACTTCACTTTGGACGAATTGAAAGAAAACCTAAAAGAAAAACAAACTGACAAGAACAATAAATTAGTCTTGTTGTACGCTAATAACAAAGAAGCACAACATTCGTACATCGAAATTGCCAAAGAAAAAGGATACGAAGTATTGTTGTTGGATTCGCCAATTATCTCACACCTGATCCAAAAATTAGAAGGCGACAATAGCGAGATTAGTTTTGTACGTGTTGATTCAGACCACATTGATAATTTAATCAAGAAAGAAGACACGGCGATTTCTAAATTGTCTGAAGAAGAACAAACGAGTTTAAAAACGGTAGTAGAAACGATTGTGCCAAAACAAAACTACACGGTGCAATTAGAAGCCTTAGACAGTCAAGCAGCACCATTCATTATTACGCAACCAGAGTTTATGCGCAGAATGAAAGAAATGAGTCAAACTGGCGGTGGGATGTTTGGCATGGGCAATATGCCAGAAATGTACAACTTAGTGGTAAACACCAACTCGGATTTGGCCACCACAATTTTGAACACCGAAGACAAAACCACTCAAGAAAGCTTGGTTAAACAAGCCTTAGACTTGGCTAAATTGTCTCAAAACTTATTAAAAGGAGAAGCTTTAACGGCTTTTGTGAAACGTAGTTTTGAGTTGATTAAATAA
- the ffh gene encoding signal recognition particle protein: protein MFSNLSDKLDKAFHVLKGHGKITEINVAETLKEVRRALLDADVNFKIAKDFTAKVKDKAMGQDVLTTLQPGQLMVKLVKDELTELMGGDVAGINLSGAPTVILMSGLQGSGKTTFSGKLANYLQTKKGKKPLLVACDIYRPAAIQQLYVVGDSIGVEVYSEPENKNPVEIAQNAIKHAKANGFNVVIVDTAGRLAVDEEMMNEIERVHKAIQPQETLFVVDSMTGQDAVNTAKTFNDRLNFDGVILTKLDGDTRGGAALSIKSVVNKPIKFVGTGEKMEAIDVFYPDRMAERILGMGDVVSLVERAQEQYNEEEARKLQKKIAKNEFGFDDFLAQIQQVKKMGNMKDLVGMIPGASKAMKDVEIEDDAFKHIEAIIYSMTPKERSKPALIDMKRKTRIAKGSGTKIEQVNQLMKQFEQMSKMMKMMQGPGGKNLMKMMGGMKGMPGGMPGMR from the coding sequence ATGTTTAGTAATTTAAGCGATAAATTAGATAAAGCCTTTCACGTATTAAAAGGACACGGAAAAATCACTGAGATTAACGTAGCGGAAACTTTGAAAGAAGTGCGTCGTGCGTTATTGGATGCCGATGTGAACTTTAAAATTGCCAAAGATTTTACTGCCAAAGTAAAAGACAAAGCGATGGGTCAAGATGTATTGACTACGTTGCAACCAGGGCAATTAATGGTAAAGTTGGTGAAAGACGAATTGACCGAATTGATGGGGGGCGATGTAGCTGGAATCAATCTTTCGGGAGCGCCAACGGTCATCTTGATGTCGGGTTTACAAGGTTCGGGAAAAACTACTTTTTCCGGGAAATTAGCTAATTATTTACAGACTAAAAAAGGAAAGAAACCACTTTTGGTAGCTTGTGATATTTACCGTCCAGCGGCGATTCAGCAGTTGTATGTCGTGGGAGATTCTATTGGGGTTGAGGTGTATTCCGAACCTGAAAATAAAAACCCTGTTGAAATTGCGCAAAATGCCATCAAACACGCTAAAGCCAACGGTTTTAATGTAGTGATTGTCGATACCGCAGGTCGTCTAGCAGTAGATGAGGAAATGATGAACGAAATTGAACGCGTTCATAAAGCGATTCAACCGCAAGAAACCTTGTTTGTTGTGGATTCAATGACGGGTCAAGATGCCGTAAATACAGCTAAAACTTTCAATGACAGATTGAACTTTGATGGGGTGATCTTAACCAAATTAGATGGAGATACTCGTGGTGGAGCTGCGCTTTCTATCAAATCAGTAGTGAACAAACCAATTAAGTTTGTAGGTACTGGCGAAAAAATGGAAGCGATTGATGTGTTCTATCCAGATCGTATGGCAGAACGTATCCTTGGAATGGGAGACGTTGTGTCGTTAGTAGAAAGAGCGCAAGAGCAATACAACGAAGAAGAAGCGAGAAAATTACAGAAGAAGATTGCGAAAAACGAATTCGGATTTGATGATTTCTTGGCGCAAATTCAACAAGTGAAAAAAATGGGTAATATGAAAGACTTGGTGGGAATGATACCAGGAGCTTCTAAAGCCATGAAAGATGTTGAGATTGAAGACGATGCGTTCAAACATATCGAAGCAATTATCTATTCAATGACACCTAAAGAAAGAAGCAAACCTGCTTTGATTGATATGAAACGCAAAACAAGAATTGCCAAAGGTTCTGGTACTAAAATCGAACAAGTGAATCAATTGATGAAGCAGTTTGAGCAAATGAGCAAAATGATGAAAATGATGCAAGGTCCTGGAGGCAAAAACCTCATGAAGATGATGGGCGGAATGAAAGGAATGCCAGGTGGAATGCCGGGGATGAGATAA
- a CDS encoding bifunctional 5,10-methylenetetrahydrofolate dehydrogenase/5,10-methenyltetrahydrofolate cyclohydrolase, translating into MQLLDGKKTSEDIKQEIAAEVQKMKANGEKVPHLAAVLVGNNGASLTYVGSKVRSCEQIGFESTLVSLPETITESELLAKIADLNEDDNLDGFIVQLPLPKHINEEKILMAIHPDKDVDGFHPTNFGKMALEMETFLPATPFGIMQLLERYQVETAGKHTVVIGRSHIVGRPMSILMSRKGYPGDSTVTLTHSRTKNIEEFTKNADIIITALGVPNYLKADMVKEGVVVIDVGITRVEDASHPKGYVITGDVDFDEVSKKSSFITPVPGGVGPMTIAMLLKNTLLARQIRARK; encoded by the coding sequence ATGCAACTACTAGACGGAAAAAAGACATCGGAAGATATCAAACAAGAAATTGCAGCTGAGGTTCAAAAAATGAAAGCCAATGGTGAAAAAGTACCTCATTTAGCCGCAGTTTTGGTTGGGAATAATGGCGCGAGCTTGACCTATGTGGGCAGCAAAGTGCGTTCTTGTGAACAAATTGGTTTCGAATCGACTTTGGTGTCTTTGCCAGAAACAATTACCGAAAGCGAATTGTTAGCTAAGATTGCCGATTTGAACGAAGACGACAATCTGGACGGTTTTATTGTTCAATTGCCTTTGCCAAAGCATATCAATGAAGAAAAGATATTGATGGCAATTCATCCTGACAAAGATGTAGATGGATTTCATCCTACAAATTTTGGTAAAATGGCTTTGGAAATGGAAACATTTTTGCCCGCTACTCCGTTTGGAATCATGCAATTATTGGAGCGTTACCAAGTAGAAACGGCTGGAAAACATACGGTAGTAATTGGAAGAAGCCATATTGTAGGCCGACCAATGAGTATTTTGATGAGTCGCAAAGGTTATCCTGGCGATTCTACCGTAACCTTGACGCATAGTAGAACTAAAAACATTGAAGAGTTTACTAAGAATGCGGATATTATTATCACTGCTTTAGGGGTGCCTAATTATTTGAAAGCAGATATGGTGAAAGAAGGTGTTGTCGTAATTGACGTGGGTATTACTAGAGTAGAAGATGCATCGCACCCAAAAGGCTATGTGATTACCGGTGATGTTGATTTTGATGAGGTAAGCAAGAAATCGTCTTTTATTACGCCAGTTCCTGGAGGCGTAGGACCAATGACCATCGCTATGTTGTTGAAAAATACACTATTAGCGAGACAAATTAGAGCAAGAAAATAA
- a CDS encoding 3-oxoacyl-ACP synthase III family protein, producing MYHSKITGLGFYVPDNTVTNDDLSKIMDTNDEWIQERTGIQERRHIVPGQDTTTSMGVKAAKIAIERSGLAKEDIDFVVFATLSPDYYFPGPGVLVQRDLGLRTVGALDVRNQCSGFVYALSVADQYIKTGMYKNVLVIGSEVQSTGLDMTTRGRGVSVIFGDGAGAAVLSREEDLTKGILSTHLHSEGLHAEELIVKAPGMGGRWVTDILKDNNPDDESYFPYMNGQFVFKNAVVRFAEVINEGLEANNLQVADIDMLIPHQANLRISQFIQKKFGLKDEQVHNNVMKYGNTTAASIPIALTEAWEQGKIKSGDTVVLAAFGSGFTWASAIIKW from the coding sequence ATGTACCACTCAAAGATAACAGGATTAGGATTTTATGTTCCTGATAATACCGTTACAAACGATGATTTATCAAAAATTATGGATACCAATGACGAATGGATTCAAGAAAGAACTGGGATTCAAGAACGTCGCCATATTGTGCCAGGTCAAGACACGACTACTTCTATGGGAGTCAAAGCGGCAAAAATTGCGATTGAGCGTTCCGGTTTGGCCAAAGAAGACATAGATTTTGTCGTTTTTGCCACCTTAAGCCCCGATTATTATTTTCCAGGACCGGGTGTTTTAGTGCAACGCGATTTGGGTTTGCGTACTGTTGGAGCTTTGGATGTTAGAAACCAATGTTCGGGATTTGTGTATGCTTTGTCTGTGGCCGATCAATACATCAAAACGGGAATGTATAAAAACGTTTTGGTCATTGGTTCCGAAGTACAATCCACAGGTTTGGACATGACGACTCGTGGTCGTGGGGTATCGGTAATTTTTGGTGATGGAGCAGGAGCTGCGGTTTTAAGTCGCGAAGAAGATCTGACTAAAGGAATTTTATCTACGCATTTGCATTCAGAAGGGCTTCATGCCGAAGAATTGATTGTGAAAGCACCCGGAATGGGCGGTCGATGGGTAACGGATATTTTGAAAGACAACAACCCAGACGATGAAAGTTATTTCCCATACATGAATGGCCAATTTGTGTTTAAAAATGCAGTGGTGCGTTTTGCTGAGGTGATTAATGAAGGTTTGGAAGCCAATAATTTGCAAGTGGCTGATATTGATATGTTGATTCCACATCAAGCGAATTTGAGAATTTCGCAATTCATTCAGAAGAAATTCGGATTGAAAGACGAACAAGTCCATAATAACGTGATGAAATACGGTAATACCACCGCAGCCTCTATCCCAATTGCTTTGACGGAGGCTTGGGAACAAGGTAAAATCAAGTCAGGCGATACGGTAGTTTTAGCGGCTTTTGGTAGCGGTTTTACTTGGGCAAGTGCTATTATTAAATGGTAG
- a CDS encoding ABC transporter ATP-binding protein, with protein MLELKDITFTYIDQAVINGLSFVAEQGQNIAVIGESGCGKSTLLKLIYGLYDLDSGTINYNGNPILGPKYNLIPGEDYIKYLAQDFDLMPYITVEENVGKFLSNIYRDKKKARVQELLEMVEMTEFAKVKAQYLSGGQQQRVALARVLALEPQILLLDEPFSQIDAFRKNALRRNVFQYLKKKKITCIIATHDSTDALSFSDETIVMQHGKIIVKDAPQNLYRSPQNKYIASLFGEVNELELNGKLHLVYPHQLKLDPKGKLKCVVQQSYFKGGYYLVEASSGSQTLFFENDTFLPSGASIRLEFLNKTA; from the coding sequence ATGCTCGAACTCAAGGATATTACCTTTACCTACATTGACCAAGCCGTTATTAATGGGCTTAGTTTTGTGGCGGAACAAGGGCAGAATATTGCTGTCATTGGCGAAAGCGGTTGCGGTAAAAGTACTTTGTTGAAGTTGATTTATGGTTTGTATGATTTGGATTCGGGAACTATCAATTATAACGGAAATCCTATTTTAGGACCCAAATACAATTTGATTCCGGGGGAAGATTACATTAAATATTTGGCACAAGATTTTGATTTGATGCCGTATATTACTGTCGAAGAAAATGTAGGTAAGTTCCTTTCGAATATCTATCGCGACAAAAAGAAAGCCCGTGTGCAGGAACTACTTGAAATGGTTGAAATGACTGAGTTTGCCAAAGTCAAAGCTCAATATTTGAGTGGCGGTCAGCAACAACGTGTCGCTTTGGCTAGAGTTTTGGCTTTAGAACCCCAAATTTTATTGCTGGACGAACCTTTTAGCCAAATCGATGCATTCAGGAAAAATGCGTTGCGCAGAAATGTATTTCAGTATTTAAAAAAAAAGAAAATTACCTGTATCATCGCCACCCACGATAGTACGGATGCCTTGTCCTTTTCGGATGAAACTATTGTAATGCAGCATGGCAAAATCATTGTTAAGGATGCTCCTCAAAACCTTTATAGAAGTCCTCAAAATAAATACATTGCCTCACTTTTTGGAGAAGTTAATGAATTAGAATTGAATGGAAAACTACATTTGGTTTATCCTCATCAACTCAAGCTAGACCCTAAAGGGAAATTAAAATGTGTTGTACAACAATCCTATTTTAAAGGGGGGTATTACTTGGTTGAAGCTAGCTCAGGTTCTCAAACTCTATTTTTTGAAAATGATACTTTTCTTCCCTCGGGCGCATCGATACGATTGGAATTTTTGAATAAAACAGCATAA
- a CDS encoding DUF4173 domain-containing protein: MKKHHLIGISILAFIVLFVNEDIGLNLAIFGLVLIGLLVYSFKQHLKGTAERILVVLSILSCLAFAWYGDFVSLVAIFLSVLVLQFRIQTPQLKCIQVVPIILINSLATSIRFFQFSKWLPETRMNTNFAKILVAYMIIPLSFLSVFFLIYSFGSDHFSSLFTNYTFDFNPYQLIFVVVFGTYFSFSFWNYWVPDACFDINSKLQNELDEGHMVSNRSGFSILDTDFKRKSGEITFFLLNLLLLVFLLTFNYEQFFESIASSKLSAATHERVNAVLFSIFLSIVVVLVYFKGEFNFDSKATNLKILAKIWMVLNGFLIVSTLLINAEYIASFGLTYKRLGVFAFLFLATMSLIFTAVKISKIKSNAYVFNQMIWYCYGVILLCSFVNWGNWVTSYNISVNKGVEPVFLSDLNFNDVLRRQFFQENKLNGGYNEVLREEEIKVKQSTSFLSQTLYYESLKWND, translated from the coding sequence ATGAAAAAACATCATTTAATTGGAATCAGTATTCTAGCTTTTATTGTGCTTTTTGTTAATGAAGATATAGGTCTTAATCTGGCTATTTTTGGTCTGGTTCTGATAGGTCTTCTAGTGTATTCCTTTAAGCAACATTTGAAAGGTACAGCGGAACGAATTTTAGTTGTACTTTCTATTCTATCGTGTTTAGCCTTTGCTTGGTACGGAGATTTTGTTTCTTTGGTAGCTATTTTTTTGTCAGTGTTGGTATTACAATTTCGTATTCAAACCCCTCAATTAAAATGTATCCAAGTAGTACCCATTATACTGATTAATTCTTTAGCAACGAGTATCCGTTTTTTTCAATTTTCAAAATGGCTTCCTGAAACACGAATGAATACCAATTTTGCAAAGATACTTGTAGCTTATATGATTATTCCGTTGTCGTTTTTGTCTGTTTTCTTTTTAATATATTCTTTTGGGAGTGATCATTTTTCTTCTTTGTTTACAAATTACACTTTTGATTTTAATCCCTATCAACTCATTTTTGTAGTGGTGTTTGGAACCTATTTTTCGTTTAGTTTTTGGAATTATTGGGTACCTGATGCTTGTTTTGACATCAATTCAAAATTACAAAATGAATTAGATGAAGGTCATATGGTTTCTAATCGATCAGGATTTTCAATATTGGATACAGATTTTAAACGAAAAAGTGGTGAGATTACCTTCTTCCTTTTGAATTTACTATTGCTAGTATTTTTATTGACATTCAATTATGAACAGTTTTTTGAATCAATTGCAAGCTCTAAATTGAGTGCTGCGACTCACGAAAGGGTGAATGCCGTATTGTTTTCTATTTTCTTGTCTATAGTGGTAGTTTTAGTCTATTTTAAAGGAGAATTTAATTTTGATTCCAAGGCAACAAATTTGAAGATATTAGCCAAAATTTGGATGGTATTGAATGGGTTTTTAATTGTGAGTACACTACTAATAAACGCGGAATATATTGCCTCTTTTGGCTTGACGTATAAGCGTTTAGGGGTATTTGCTTTTTTGTTTTTAGCAACAATGAGTTTAATCTTTACTGCAGTAAAAATCTCCAAAATAAAATCCAATGCTTATGTTTTTAATCAGATGATTTGGTATTGCTATGGAGTGATTTTGCTATGTAGTTTTGTTAATTGGGGTAATTGGGTTACTAGCTATAATATTTCGGTTAATAAAGGAGTTGAGCCTGTATTTTTGAGTGATTTGAATTTTAATGATGTATTGCGCCGACAGTTTTTCCAAGAAAATAAATTAAATGGAGGGTATAATGAAGTGTTGAGAGAAGAAGAAATTAAGGTCAAGCAATCGACTTCGTTTTTGTCTCAAACATTGTATTATGAATCGTTAAAATGGAATGACTAA
- a CDS encoding AIR synthase related protein, with product MSSDTSKRYAQRGVSASKEDVHNAIKNIDKGLFPQAFCKIVPDYLTQDDNYCLIMHADGAGTKSSLAYMYWKETGDISVWKGIAQDALIMNIDDLLCVGATDTILLSSTIGRNKNLIPAEVISAIINGTEELIKELDSFGVTIHSTGGETADVGDLVRTIIVDSTVTARMPRAKVIDNANIQAGDVIVGLASFGQATYEKSYNGGMGSNGLTSARHDVFSKYLAQKYPESFDSAVPEELIYSGQVKLTDAVENSPIDAGQLVLSPTRTYAPIIKKILDSYSSKEIHGMVHCSGGAQTKILHFVNNLHIIKDNLFPVPPLFQLIQEQSKTDWKEMYQVFNCGHRMELYVPETVAQDIIAISKSFNVDAQIVGRVEASDSKKLTISSEYGTFEY from the coding sequence ATGAGTTCAGATACTTCAAAAAGATACGCACAACGCGGTGTTTCGGCATCAAAAGAAGATGTACACAATGCAATTAAAAATATTGACAAAGGATTGTTTCCGCAAGCCTTTTGTAAAATCGTTCCCGATTACTTAACCCAAGATGACAACTATTGTTTGATTATGCACGCCGATGGTGCAGGGACTAAATCGTCTTTGGCTTATATGTATTGGAAAGAAACGGGCGATATTTCAGTATGGAAAGGCATTGCGCAAGACGCGTTGATTATGAATATTGATGACTTGTTGTGTGTGGGAGCTACGGATACTATTTTGCTTTCTTCTACTATTGGAAGAAATAAAAATTTAATTCCGGCAGAAGTTATTTCGGCTATTATCAATGGAACCGAGGAGTTGATTAAAGAATTGGATTCTTTTGGGGTAACTATTCATTCTACAGGTGGGGAAACGGCTGATGTAGGCGATTTAGTTCGTACCATTATTGTAGATTCAACGGTTACAGCACGAATGCCACGTGCCAAAGTAATTGATAATGCCAACATTCAAGCGGGTGATGTCATTGTAGGTTTAGCGTCTTTTGGACAAGCCACTTACGAAAAAAGTTACAACGGAGGGATGGGCAGTAATGGGTTAACTTCGGCACGTCATGATGTGTTTTCTAAGTATCTGGCACAAAAATATCCGGAAAGTTTTGACTCGGCTGTTCCTGAAGAATTGATTTACTCGGGTCAGGTAAAATTAACAGATGCAGTAGAAAATTCTCCTATCGACGCAGGTCAATTAGTGCTTTCGCCAACCAGAACCTATGCGCCAATTATTAAGAAAATTTTAGATAGCTATTCTTCAAAAGAAATCCACGGAATGGTACATTGCAGTGGAGGAGCGCAAACTAAAATTTTACATTTTGTAAATAATCTACACATTATAAAAGATAATTTATTTCCAGTTCCGCCATTGTTCCAATTGATTCAAGAGCAATCTAAAACCGACTGGAAAGAAATGTACCAAGTATTCAATTGTGGTCACCGTATGGAATTGTATGTTCCTGAAACAGTAGCTCAAGATATTATTGCCATCTCAAAATCGTTTAATGTTGATGCTCAGATTGTAGGTAGAGTGGAAGCTTCAGATTCTAAAAAATTAACTATTTCTAGCGAGTACGGTACTTTTGAGTACTAA
- the argS gene encoding arginine--tRNA ligase produces MSLQHILTPSITKAIQDLFEVSVDKVEFQATRKEFEGDITMVIFPLLKLVKSNPVELGTQIGNYLVENVPEVARFNVVSGFLNIVISDSYYLNFFNGIKDDPKYGFVTPNPSDKAVMVEYSSPNTNKPLHLGHVRNNLLGYSVAEILKASGKKVYKTQIINDRGIHICKSMLAWKKFGNGETPASTGLKGDKLVGNYYVAFDKAYKEEINDLMATGKTEEEAKKQAPIILEAQEMLLKWEAGDEEVKSLWAMMNQWVYDGFATTYSNLGVNFDSFYYESNTYLLGKDVVQIGLEKGVFEKDPDGSVWIDLTDEGLDRKIVLRSDGTAVYMTQDIGTAIQRVKDHPDVGGMVYTVGNEQDYHFKVLFLILKKLGFDWASSLYHLSYGMVELPSGKMKSREGTVVDADDLMQEMTSTAQKISEELGKLEGYSDEEKAKLYNTIGLGALKYYILKVDPKKQIMFNPEESVDFAGNTGPFIQYTYARIQSILRKATFDFSATAKTNDLHEKEKELLKQIELYPEVIQNAAQNHSPALIANYTYELVREYNSFYQAVPILGEENQEKKIFRVQLSKKVADTIASSFSLLGINVPERM; encoded by the coding sequence ATGTCATTACAACACATTCTTACTCCATCTATAACAAAAGCGATTCAGGATTTATTTGAAGTATCCGTTGATAAAGTAGAGTTTCAGGCTACCCGCAAGGAGTTTGAAGGCGATATTACCATGGTTATTTTTCCTTTATTGAAATTGGTGAAAAGTAATCCGGTAGAATTAGGAACTCAAATTGGGAATTATTTGGTGGAGAACGTTCCAGAAGTAGCTCGTTTTAATGTGGTCTCTGGATTTTTGAATATTGTAATCTCCGACTCGTACTACTTGAATTTCTTTAATGGAATCAAAGACGATCCAAAATATGGTTTTGTAACACCAAATCCTTCCGACAAGGCAGTAATGGTGGAATATTCTTCGCCAAATACCAACAAGCCTTTGCATTTAGGACACGTTCGTAACAATTTGTTAGGTTATTCGGTGGCTGAGATTTTGAAAGCTTCGGGTAAAAAAGTGTACAAAACCCAAATTATCAACGATCGTGGGATTCATATTTGCAAGTCGATGTTGGCTTGGAAAAAATTTGGTAATGGAGAAACGCCTGCTTCCACAGGATTAAAAGGAGATAAATTAGTTGGGAATTACTATGTAGCTTTTGATAAAGCCTACAAAGAAGAAATCAACGACTTAATGGCTACTGGTAAAACAGAAGAAGAAGCCAAAAAACAAGCGCCCATCATTTTGGAAGCACAAGAGATGTTGCTAAAATGGGAAGCAGGAGATGAAGAAGTAAAATCCCTTTGGGCAATGATGAACCAATGGGTGTATGATGGTTTTGCGACTACCTACAGTAATTTGGGCGTTAACTTTGATAGTTTTTATTACGAAAGCAACACCTATTTGTTAGGAAAAGACGTAGTTCAAATTGGTTTAGAAAAAGGCGTTTTTGAAAAAGATCCAGACGGTTCGGTTTGGATTGATTTGACTGACGAAGGTTTGGATAGAAAAATCGTGTTGCGTTCCGACGGGACAGCGGTGTATATGACACAAGATATTGGTACGGCAATCCAACGTGTGAAAGACCATCCCGATGTGGGAGGTATGGTGTATACGGTGGGGAATGAGCAAGATTACCACTTCAAAGTGTTGTTTTTGATTTTGAAAAAACTTGGTTTTGATTGGGCTTCGAGCTTGTATCACTTATCCTATGGAATGGTGGAATTGCCTTCAGGAAAAATGAAAAGCCGTGAGGGAACGGTAGTAGATGCCGATGATTTAATGCAAGAAATGACCAGTACGGCTCAAAAAATTTCAGAAGAATTAGGCAAACTAGAAGGCTATTCGGATGAGGAGAAAGCCAAGTTATACAACACGATTGGTTTGGGAGCGTTGAAATACTACATTTTGAAAGTGGATCCTAAAAAACAAATCATGTTCAATCCAGAAGAATCGGTTGATTTTGCTGGAAACACAGGGCCGTTTATTCAATATACCTATGCGCGTATTCAATCCATTCTTCGTAAAGCGACTTTCGATTTTTCGGCTACAGCCAAAACTAACGACTTGCACGAAAAAGAAAAAGAACTGTTGAAACAAATTGAATTGTATCCAGAAGTAATTCAAAATGCGGCGCAAAATCACAGTCCCGCTTTGATTGCCAATTATACCTATGAGTTGGTTCGTGAATACAATTCGTTTTACCAAGCGGTACCTATCTTGGGTGAAGAAAACCAAGAAAAGAAAATATTCAGAGTCCAATTGTCTAAAAAAGTAGCCGATACCATTGCTTCTTCGTTTAGTTTGTTAGGGATTAATGTTCCGGAGAGAATGTAA